DNA from Phragmites australis chromosome 16, lpPhrAust1.1, whole genome shotgun sequence:
tgaagtgcaaaacgtACTGCTATATCCCCATCCCTTCATGATATGCATTGAGTACCCGGAAagagtaatgcaagggtgagattgaaaatctcagcaagcaaacttgttttgacaagctatttaaatcacaagttgattaagcatcgatttaacATAGGACTTCTCAAGATATAAGGTATGTTAGGATAGTATCAACAAATTAAAGAATAACCTCGAATAAAGGTCACAACCACAAGTAtaacttcatatccacaatGACATATAAATGTTGTTAACTTCCATGAATGCATATGAATAtaatgatatgtcttcttttacatcacACCCCTCCTTGGACAACGTACGATGCGTACCGGTACTGTCGTGATttttacgacataacttccaatacaTATGCAAATACAAGTAAACATGATAGAAATATGCTGCAATTGTACTAAAgtataccaccaataatacctCAACTTCATTCTCAAATCAAACAGCAACATAGTTCAACAAGAATTATAGCAACATAAAGATAGACATAAGACAATGATTAACCATGCTTAAAGGTAAAGGACAACATAGAATTCAGATTATAGTCAAATTTGTCATGGTTCTAAAATAAAGGTGTaagtgatgaaaataacaagtcaaaatagTAGCAACACTATAGCTATGTTTACTTGCCTTCAACCAACGGTAACGGCGAACATCAAGTGTGAGATGAAGCACCACCACCTAAACACAACCATATctcagcaccaacactcctcgtacatgcaaatacataaaacaaagcgcACCTACACCCAAAACCCTCAATCGAGCAATACCGAccaaaaaatacatacatgcattAGTTTGATAGGAGCAGCAGTacttctcttttttattatctatttttctactatatatatgataacaaataaatacattttatgaaactacagaacaagggTTACAACTTTCGTTCTGACAACATAATTTTCCTATGCCTCTAATGTTTCCTAAATGACATACCAAGATAGCTTAAAAATCTGTCGTCAATTTCAAACAATAGCCATTCAAAACTATTTATTTCCATAAACACtcaatgaaaaattctaaactttTGTGTATATGTAGATCATAACACAAGCTTtaacttttatataatttgaATCTACATAAAACGTCATTAACATGGCCTAAAGAAGCTCTGAACTGTTCTGAACTTTCTAACGACAACATGACAGACAGACAACTTCAGATAGAAAAATCTCCTAAACCGtgcaggcaaaaaaaaaatctgaaattcaTACAACAGCTAGATTTCACAGTTAGCTACAGCTTTCTAGTTGATCTCTTCCTCAGGAAAAATCATCTAAGACAGCAAAACGATGATTTCATCTACACTGCGCAGCCAGAAATTTCTGCAGCTAACCTGAACCATTAACAATGGACTTTCCAGAGATATTGAGCCCTATCCTCAGGATTAAAACAATATTTTAAACCCCAAAAGGAAAATAACAGCCTAGATTGGGCCAATACCTATGCGAGACTCAAAAATTCACTCCCTTTCCCTTGTGCACCTCTCCCTGCCTTTAAACCTGCCATTGTCGTCACCAAGCTTGGATTGGAGAGGGGTTGCAGCAgcaaaaaggggggggggggggcgtcaGCCGGTCCTTCCTTCTCTCCTCCCTGCGATCCCATTCTGCTGATTCTTCTCGATGGATTGGTGCTAAGGGGGAAGCCCAGGGTTGGGAGGCGCCACCACACCAGGGAAGGAGTGGGGAAGCACAGTAGAAAGAACAGGATTGGCCAGGGTTTGGCTGTGTGGAGGGGGGAGAAAGAAGGGTAAAGGGGTGCATGGGCCTTTAGGAGGGACTAGGTTAACCGGCCCAAGTCTAGGTTGACTCAGCCCACTCCTAGGTTAatgtttttttctatttttaaaagaaatttacCGATGCTATTTTGCTTcaattccttctcttttcttttccggCGAGAGTGATTCAACACCGGAAACCAGAAACGACTACTTCCAACTTCTCCCAAAATTTTAGGTTGTTACAGTCAAGGACGATTTGACGTGGGAAAAAGGTTGAGGGAGGTCTAGGGAAGCTCACTGTGCTCTCGGTTGGTCGGGAGATGTATTGCTATGGTGGATCAATGTGCGACCGGATCTTGCTCGTCGGAGTTGGAGAAGATGGACTTGGGCTCGGAGGTTCCGGCGAGGAGATGGCAGAGCAGCTCGGGGGAAGTGGCGGAGGACGGTGCAGTGGAGCTCCTGGGCAGCTGGGAGGATGAGTGGAGCGTTGTGTCGTGCTCTGTGCGGTCGTGAGCTCAGTAAAGAAATGGCGAGAGATAGAgcagtgagggagagagaacaGAGGAGATGTTGTTGTTGTCCTGCTCGGTTGAGCTCTGTggtgaagagaagagagagagagagagagaaagctgtgaggagagagagataagGCAGCAACTGGCCTTGCTTAGGGTCAAGGAAAACGGCACCAGCCAGGGTCGGCGTGGCAATCGGCAGCAGCTGAGCAACTCTGTGGCAATGCCTGATCCGTCGGAGGTGCAAAACTCCACTAAACAGTGTCCATGATGAACAGTATTTGAGCGCATttacttctccccctcttctctctaTCCAAACAAATATCttcctataaaaaaaatctacaaatttttttgggatttttatAATTCACATGGGGCCCATTTTAACCAGTTTGACTAAAAAACCTGAGCTAAACTCAAATTAATATTCTTTAAACTTGTCAACTTATATAACTTGCACATATTTTTAAGGCCTCgatttaattcctaaaaatcgAAAAacaatcactaatattcttcatatgtcatggactaatttctaaaattattttcacgcATAAGTTGCATAGTGATTTTGTAAGCTCGTTCATAATACATCAATTCTCATTATCTTTAACAATTTAAGTTTAAATTAAATTGTATTCAATTACTTGCTCAAAAATGTTgagatgatgctcatgatgcatgtGATATGTGGATGATAGAAATTGGGAAAAATTAATTGAgtttgaataattcaaattaaatttgaattattaCTTGAGCTAGATTGGGTGAGCAACTGATTTGAGAGTTTGAACTGGAGGAGGATTTAGACCTgagatatttgaattatgacaGGATTGAGTTGTGGACTTGATGTCTGGAAGAGACTTGTATTTCAGAGCGATTGAGTTTGactatatttgaatttgatctTGAATTAAGCTGAATTTAAACTAAGACagagatttgaatttaagagacattcaaattcgaatCACCACACAAAGAACAAGGATACTgtcagtgacatgggaaccaggggtccctgagtcccgaggccaggacagcagagtgccgcaaccaggggtccctgagtcccgaggccaggataacccccgaggtccgagaagatcaagtcccgggagagaatgctcggggccatgcacagtggtccccgagtacccgagttccccgatgaccccaaaagatcaagttccgggagaggatgctcgggactatgaacagtgatccccgagtacccgagaagaccaaatttcgggagagggtgctcggggtcatgaacagtagtccccgagtacccgagttccctgatgacctgaaaagaccaagttccgggagaagatgctcgagaccatgaacagtggtccccgagcacccgagttccccgaggacccgagcagtcaagttccaagagagggtgctcggggccatgaacagtggtctccgagcacccgagttccccgaggatcgagaaagggcatatccgggagtgAGTGCTCaaggctatgaacagtagtccccgagcactcacagttctcCAAGGGTCTaggaagtccttcgccggtggtccccacaagggctcagcggtgacgtgtcaattggtgagaggcccgatgctgcatttaagagggcgcgtgacctgtcacttccaaccactccccccacgcttgctgtcagtccctgctacagtctggcagggaggcgtggggacatttattGCGCGGGTCCcgtcgcgcgtcatccggcgcgcctcgggataacatcacagGACTCGAGATGcaacgcctgccgccctgctgtatCAGGCTCGCCCtgatcgggcgggcacgcggggctgctcggtggctgcccggcgggccctccccgctgcacccgctgaaaggCGGAATGATGACAACGAATACCGGACGGGGGTGAgctttcaaccctccccgtcacctcaagctgcagcccatgatggttgctttccatttatggtacttTGGAACTTACGCCAttctttctgggcacgctacccgccccgacgggtataaaggaggggcgggctccccagagaaGGAGGACTTGGATCGGACAGAACACAACGAACAAGCTCAGAAGACAAGCCggcgaagaacaaagagcacgaagctctagacttagacaaatatccttgtaacacagcataccctcagagagacattccctgagcatttatagcatacacacaggagtagagtattacgctCCATAcggcccgaatctgtctaaaatcccctgagcattcatttcctcctgcatccaatcatccattccacctgcatcttatttactcccatttattttaTATacaaggtagattcagaatcatcccccaaCTGAATCTCAAAGGAGTCCCTCCGAATCCTCGCTTatggagttcatcctctgacagACATCAAGAAAGCAAAAATACAATTGCTCAATTTAATGCAgggtttaaatttagaaattgacTCTAGTGACTTTTGGAATTCATAgtccaataataatataaatgcATATCTACTAATTTAgaagtttgattttagatgagataaaaaaaattatctactaatttctctcctaatttctttatttatttttattagtaaaacgtgTCCTATATCTGTAGCCGGTAACGAGACGATGAGGTTGGAGGACAAGAGTGAATGGTAaaagtgaataaattatttaaattttaaagaattttattAGATGATAGGAGAGTATAGAGAAAAGATGATAGGAAAAAATTTATAGAGATGTAGGATATCATGATATCTAGTTTGAATGTCAGTGACTATTGCATAGTTTAAATCGAACTTTCCCATCTTTTGTTGGGAAAACCATCCCAGAATTCCTGGCTCCACCGCTGACACAAAAATCCAACAAAGAACATGCACAACCATCCGAGAGCAAGAACCCGAAATGCAATGGCAAATAAAAAAGATCCATCAGTATAATAGACACTGTGATACAAAATCATGGCATATTTATTGCTTGCCTGGTTAGACCAATTTTAGTAGTAGAATCGAATGTGCTCTGGCTAGTGACTACCCGTGGCGCTGGCACCAGGCTGCAGAGCAAGGCGGCGAGCAGGGTCCTGTTCCGGTCGGCGAGGTTCATGGCGTACAGCGGCGACGCCGGGTAATTGAACATGCTTCTCCTGCACCTGTCCATGCCGCGGAGGCCGACCGTGTAGCCTGGCTTCAGGTCCGCGGCCCTGTCGCAGCCGCCCGCCAGGTCGTCGGCGACGCGGGCCATGGCCCCCCGGGCGCGGCCGTAGCCCACCATGCAGTCGCCGTACGCAGCCTTATCGCTGGCCGGGATCGCTCCGCCGTCGATCAGCGACGCCGTCGTGGCTGCCGTGGCTGTGTATGAGTCGAGTGCTGTGCGCACGGCCACCATGGCGTGGCGGGTCACGGGTACCGCCGCGCCCACGCCGCCCCGCGGCGGAAGCGTGCGGAGGCAGAGCTCGCGCATGTGGCGCGTGCCGCAAACCACACTGCACGCGCGCTCGGCGGTCATCGACGGGACACGAGGGCACCGGCctccaccgtcgccgccgccagcgcTGAGCGTGACGAGCAGCgagaggacgacgacgacgacgagagaGCGGGTGGTTCTTGCTTTGGCCATGGTCGTGCTTGGCGTGTGGATGGACGTGTTGGTGTGGCGTGGCCGGAGTTGCCGGCGTGTATGTGTAGGCGTTTCTTGGTGTATATGTGCATGTCGAAACCGATGGACAGCAAGATTGGCGTGCGAGGAATTACGTACATACAGGTCATTTGATTAATACTTGACGCCCGTTTAACTGTATTTTTTGGCAGTGCAGTTGTACATGTAGTAAGAAATGGATTACTGCTAAAATTGGTAGAATTATTAACATGTGTGGCAATGATAAGCTAAGCACGCGTGTCACAGACTCTAGTATGATTGACATTAACCATGAGCTTCAAAATAACCATCACAAAACCGCTCGAATTGGGATAAAACAGTGGTAAATACTGAAGTTTTCATACAAATTTGAAACAAATCGCAGAAATTCTTAGAGCAATCCTTGTTTTTGAAACCGCTTGAATTGGGATAAAACAGTGGTAAATACTAAAGTTTTCATACAAATTTGAAACAAATCGCAGAAATTCTTAGAGCAATCCTTGTTTTTGAAACAAGCTCCTGAGCGTGGTCCTTCCTGCCCTAGGCCCATCAGAATTTTATTTTAGCAGCTCGGGTTGACCTCCCGCCGCCGCGTGAGGCGCGCACGCAGCGGCCGCTTCATGGTGGTGAAGAACCCGAAGTGCGGTCGGAGGTCAACGGCGAGGTCGCCCTCCGCCTCCGCCCACTCGAACTCCCTCACCAGGTTGGCCACGAAGTAGCTCAGGTGGAGCACGGCGACGCCCATGCCGGGGCACATCCTCCGGCCAGCGCCGAACGGCATCATCCTGATCTCCCCAGCACTGCCTGCGGCCGCCACCAGGCTCACGCCCtcaccgtcgccgccggccAGGAACCGCTCCGGACGGAACTCAAGCGGGTCAGACCACGCCGTCTTGTCCCCTGCCAGCCTCGCCAGCGGGAAGCGCACCGCCGTGCCCGCCGGAACACGCCGGCCGTCGAGGACGACGTGGTCCTCAGCCATCACCTTGTAAAGACAAGATCATGAACGTGCGCAATGATTGAAAAACACTACACTTTTTTATTAATTTGCATTAGTTGCTCACCTGCCTAAACACCATGGGCACGGTGGGGTGCAGCCGGAGCCCTTCCATGATCACGGCGTTGAGGTACTCCAGCCTCCCAATAACCTCCTCGCCGACCTCGTCGGCGTCGGCGCCCACTGCGGCATCGATCTCGCTCCGGAGGGCGCGCTGCACGTCAGGCCTCTTCACCAGGTTCGCCATGATCCACTGCAGCACCGCCGCCGTGGGCTCAGTGCCGGCGCCTAGAAACTCGGAGCAGAGCCCAACGAGCTCGCCGTCATTGAGTTTCCTCTGCCGCCGTCTCTTGCGACGGCTGTTGCCTGAGGCGGCGTACTCGTCCGGGACGCGGAGGTCAACGAGCGTGTCCACGTACGCCGGAGGCTCGCCGCGGCGGTTGGGCCCGACGCGACGGGCGTCGATGAGTGGGAGGTACGTCTCCTCCTGCTCTCGCCGGAGCTCGACCAGCTTCTTCCACCGTTTCCGGTAGATGAGCCGGGTGATCGCGGGGAGCGTGGCGAAGACGCGCAGGCCGAGGAAGCACTGGACGAGGTCGTCCTGAGCGTCAGCCATGGCCCGCACAAGGCCCGCGTCGACGCCGCCACCGAAGCACATGGTAGCCAGCAGGCCGAACATGGCGGCACGCAGGCTCTCCGCCGCAAGCACTACGCCTACAGACGCGCACTGTGCGTCGAGGTCAGCGGTGAGAGCACCGagcgcgcggcggcgggcggggcCGTACCGGCTGAGGCGCGAAGGGTGGAAGATCTCGGAGGTCAGATTGCGGCGGATAGCGCGCCAGAGCGGGCCGTACGGCGCCGAGTTGATGTTGTAGTGGCGGTGGCACGAGAGCACGGCGCTAGGCACGATGGACGGCGGGCGGCACGAGAACGCGCCTCCGGCGCCGCGCGGACGAGGAGGCGGTGCGCGGCCACACGGTCTGTAACAAAGACGTCCGGCCGCCCGGAAGTTGGGAGCTTCTTTAGGACCGCCGACTTGACGGCGGTGAGCTTGGCATACACTGCCTCGCGCGCCAATGCATGCCGGAGCCGGCTGAcgagtaggaggaggaggagcgtcaAGGGGAGCAAGAGGAAGATCAGCAAGTCTTGCATGGCTGTCTGCTACTTTGCTTCAGCTGTTGCTGCCTTCTCCATTGCTCTGAACCTCTGTCCGCTGTATAATTGTGGGCCTGATTCTAGTGACGAAGTCAATGCGTCGGTggactaaatttttttatgaaatcgATCAATGTTTGGACCGTTGGATATAGATTAACACTCCCATTTATCTTTATTTTCTCAGCTACACGGTTCAGAAATCGAAAGGTGCATCCTTGGTTTGAGTGGCCGAGTACAGGTCTGGCGTATCTTAATCAGGCTAAGCCAGAAGCCGGGGAGTATTAATATTTTGTGAATATTTTCTACAGGAATGCTAAACAACACTTAGCTAATTAACTTTGTgatttcagtcaattttttagaggaaaatatttggtgcaaaCAAACAAGAGTATATAAACGTGCAAACAATAAATATCGTTCGTCTGATCCCATTCGAAAGTTACGATTGATCCTACCATCCCACTAGTAGAGGATAGATTTGCAGAAAATCATTATACGGCTATGAAATATCGTGAAATAACTCCTTCACTGATACAATGGTGAGATCAATCGTAACTTTCATATGACGATCGAACTATGACATTCACTGTTTGCACACATTTATTGATTTGAAATCTCAATTTTATAATGTAATTCTTTGTTCGTTAAACCgtaacttttttattttgatagaagtgtttttttttttttttttgctagctGGTGCgttgcctttttttcttttctttttttctcgttTTGTTGTTTTGAGTTGGTGGGTTGGAAACCCGTTAAGGAGGTAAAATAGCTTTGTGTTTTACTTTTGGTTGGTGGGTTGGAAACCaatatgattatttttttagtaattTAAAATCTTAGTTTCATAAGTTACATTTCATCTACACTAATATTATAGTTAATTTTGTAATACTTTGTTCATTAAATTGATCAAATGGAATGCATCCTTCAAAAGGATGGAGGCCACCAGGTTATTTAGAAAAGTGCTTCAATAAGAAAATTCAGAAGTGTCACCCTCCTAACATCCAAACAAGCTGATAAACTGCACAAGACCATAATGAAATATAATAGAAAACTGCACACGAGTTAAGGTCATGATAGCTAGTTCATCTAGCTACGCTATTAAGAAAAGGTCAAATTTCTAGTACAGGAATAAAGTTAGGAGATATATTGTTTGTGTATGCTATATATAACAGCAGTTGCTGATACCGTCAAGGCACCAACTAAAAAAACAAGTCAACAGTCTTTTCCCTTTGTTGAGAACAAACAATGACCCAAACTATAAACCAAGAGACTCCAGTTCTCGATTTATCAACCGAAACTAAATTGGCATATGAATAAAATGGCAACTGATCCCAAGGACCCTAACTTAGCATTAAGTTGGGCTACATCTCTAGCGACTAGCACTAAACCAACAAATACATAATAAAATTATCACTCGCCACAAAGGTCATTGATCTTCTTGGCCATTTCGTTAATATCCTTCTCGACATTCTTAATGCTGGTCGAGTATGGCCCAAGCCCCTGCAGCAACAGCCAACTAACCAAAATTAGCAAACACCAGCAGTTTCTCCCCCAAGTAAATCATCTCAAATCACACACACAGAGTAACCTAAAACTTTTATGTAAATACAGTAATTCGTGCAAAACAAGTAAGTCAAGACAAAACAACAACATAGCAGATAGATCAACATGCATGACTAGAGCAGCACGCGCGTCAGGAGCCTTGCTGACACAGGCGTGATAGGTCTTTTGACTTCTGTGGACAAGGCAAAGGGGAAAAGCTAGTGGGACACATTGTTGATTCCAGATAAGGCTCTGGCTGTCCTTTTTTATCTTCTGACATAACCACAAACTATAGAAAATTTTATGTGTACGGCAAGTAAATGTATTATTATCTCTTACACTACGAGAATAAATATCTCAAGATTATGGTGTAAACACGAGGACTTTAGTCAGGACTTGCGGCGATATGCCCTGTTGTGGACGGTGTGTGTCAGGAGCTCACACTGAGTGCATGCTAGGCGATTTAACCGCATCGTAGCTTGCGCCCCCTACAACATCATGTCACATAAAATGAAAAGGGGCACCAGGTGCAGCAGCACAAGGTGACCCACACATGTGACTCTGGGACTCACTGCCACCTGGCGGTCGTACCTGGATCATGCTGGATACTATATTAAATAGAAAACACTCTTTGATCTTTTAGAATACTAGGACTAGCCATGATGCTAGGACGAATAGCCATCCAACCCGCTAAGAGCGGTGAATAAACAAAGGGTAAAATCCATCCGACGCACAACGGGTGGATACATGCTTTACCTTGCGCATGGGGCCCATATCGTTTTTACCTTTGTTGTCGCCATCGTACGGGCTTGCCTTCAAATTCAGAGGTGTTATGTCCCGAAGCTACAGACATGCCTCGCGACCTCAACGAGGGCAGCTACGACCCTCTGCAGTGCCCTCAGGGGCCCTCACGGGAACGAGGAAGGTGGCTTCGGAGACACCTGCGACGTCAGGTTTGCAGGAGACTTACAGGTCCATGCGTACCTGCGAGGGTGTCTAATGACGCACAAGTGCAATCTGCTAGGTACTGATGGGTGCCGTCAATGTCATGTAGTGGTGCCCGACTCCCCTGGAGGCGCACGCCCAACAAGGTGGCACAACGATAGGGTGCTCGCCCCCCAAGTATGCCTACGCGTTCAAACCTTGGTGGCGGTGATGGGGGCCGCTCCGCTCGGGGAACGCGGTAGTGGTCCAGGGGGTTGGTGTCGCGGAGCTCACGGCAGACGATGAGCCGATGCACCGTGTGCCAATGGCGGCAGCCGCGGGCGTCGAGTGTCGTGTCGGCAAGTCCACTTGTGACGGGCCATAGTTCGAATGCGACAGTCGGCTGGCCTGCACATCACGCCACGCAGCGGTTGGCAGCCACCTTGGATGGGAACTTTAACCCTTGTTACTCTCTCTATCCTTGTCTCCTTCCTCGTGTCTTCTTGTTCTAGCCTCCCCACAAATAGCGCCATCTGTTAGGTTATGAAAACATGCCCTAATAAAATACAGCGAGAGCCCTACTCACTAAGGAGAACCCAAGCTTGAAGATGGCTCATAGCCttgaggagaggaagaagccgAAAGAGAGTTGTGTCTATCCGTCAAAAGAGAGAGCGCTTGTTGTGTGTAAGAGAAAATTCTGGAGTCCTCTCTCCTGTCATTTGAGAGCTTATTTTATAAAGAGAATACACGGGAGAAATTATTATTctacttttaaaatattatgttacaattatAGGAGTATGAGAGCATTATGCGTCTTTCACCCTTTTACATACCGCATGATAACTGAGATACTATAATCGCTATAAAAATATCACATTACACCGTCTAAATATCTTAGGCTGAGGCTGAAGCATTTCCCCTAACATTACGTGATGCCTAAAAGACTGTAAAGTTGATTTCTTCCTTGTTGGTGCAAAATACATGTGGTCAATATTTAGAACGCATAAATTTCACATGACCTTCGCAGGAATTTTATATGAAACACCTCGCAGGAACGGAGAAAAGATACCCTCGTCCCAAACGGGCCTATAAATGAAGGAATCTCCTACAGATTGCAATTAATTCACAGAACTTTGTCTAATCAAAGTCTGAAGTCACATTACAGACTTTAAAACAGCACAGCATGGACGATCTTAGTTCCACCATGCGTCTATGTTTGTACAAGAGCAAAACCTTAGCTCCATCAGCCGGTTTTGAACCTAACAAGAGAATGCTTCAGTTCTACAAAGGCAGGCAGAAAATGGTACATGTCAATGTGAGATCTTGAAGTTCTTCGGTCGTTGCAGCCGTTTCCTGGCTTTCCGTGCGCTCAAAATGCTCAAAATTAGATCGCCACCAACGTCACATGTAGTATCATAACCCATCAGCTTGACACTGAGATCTTTGCATAGCAATGCTAACCTACTTTTATCGTCGTCACTTGAAAGTCGTAGCCGATCTGCCTGCTCTCGAGAGACGATAGCATACAAATGGAAGGCCTCATGATCAATTTTCTCAGCTGCAGGGTTTTGATCCTTTTGATCTTCCTTTGACCCATGATCCTTGGGCTGCAGAAGCAAACGTTTGTCGAGTGAAATCCTAGCTAATCCCGGAGCCTCTGGATCATCAGGTGTCACTGAGGAGAACACGAATGAGAACCTCCCAAATGCTAGATCTGGCTCCATGAAGAGATCTTCAAGGGCACCATTGGGAAGTCTCAGGCTTTTCTGCAGTGAATTCTTCTTATGATCAAAAATGGCTCTACTCTCTGCAGCACG
Protein-coding regions in this window:
- the LOC133896013 gene encoding uncharacterized protein LOC133896013; the encoded protein is MTAERACSVVCGTRHMRELCLRTLPPRGGVGAAVPVTRHAMVAVRTALDSYTATAATTASLIDGGAIPASDKAAYGDCMVGYGRARGAMARVADDLAGGCDRAADLKPGYTVGLRGMDRCRRSMFNYPASPLYAMNLADRNRTLLAALLCSLVPAPRVVTSQSTFDSTTKIGLTSMFVIYTNLGETLDDVALDKKLFDTVLDRFLSVIAGIE